Proteins encoded within one genomic window of Congzhengia minquanensis:
- a CDS encoding polysaccharide deacetylase family protein, which produces MKRILFRFVVFAACIALIFGVFHAGAYICCLAEETRGAEYELPIIMYHHILKEKSKQGKFVVSPDEFEADLKYLKKNGYTAITADTLIRYHEDGEPLPDKPVMITFDDGYLSYLEYAVPLLEKYDMKAVVSIVGSYTDEYSKINDRCVSYAHLNWDDVNQLSNSTHTEIQNHTYDMHKISGGRNGCSKMRGEKTEHYQKVFTEDVKKMRDLIYQNTGKNADCFTYPFGFLCGESEEEIKKMGFKMSLSCSEGINKISRDSSLFKLERFNREHKRPVEKILEGKN; this is translated from the coding sequence ATGAAACGAATTTTATTCCGTTTTGTTGTATTTGCAGCTTGTATTGCCTTAATATTTGGCGTGTTCCACGCCGGGGCATATATCTGCTGCTTGGCGGAGGAAACCCGCGGGGCGGAATATGAACTGCCCATTATTATGTATCACCACATTTTAAAAGAAAAAAGCAAGCAGGGAAAATTTGTTGTTTCCCCCGACGAATTTGAAGCTGATTTAAAATATTTAAAAAAGAACGGCTACACGGCCATCACAGCAGACACGCTGATTCGCTACCACGAAGACGGCGAGCCGCTTCCCGATAAGCCTGTTATGATTACCTTCGACGACGGATATCTTTCTTATTTAGAATATGCCGTTCCCCTTTTGGAAAAGTATGATATGAAAGCCGTTGTTTCCATTGTTGGCTCTTACACGGACGAGTATTCTAAAATCAACGACAGGTGTGTTTCCTACGCCCATTTAAACTGGGACGATGTAAATCAGTTAAGCAACAGCACGCACACGGAAATTCAAAACCATACTTACGACATGCACAAAATTTCCGGCGGCAGGAACGGCTGTTCGAAAATGCGCGGGGAGAAAACGGAACACTATCAGAAGGTGTTCACGGAAGATGTGAAAAAGATGCGCGATTTGATTTACCAGAACACGGGGAAAAATGCGGACTGTTTTACCTATCCCTTTGGCTTCCTCTGCGGCGAGTCTGAGGAGGAAATTAAAAAAATGGGCTTTAAAATGAGCCTCTCCTGCTCGGAGGGCATTAATAAAATCAGCCGTGACTCCTCCCTCTTTAAGCTGGAACGGTTTAACCGGGAACACAAACGGCCGGTGGAAAAAATTTTGGAGGGCAAAAATTAG
- a CDS encoding tyrosine-type recombinase/integrase: MASITKRNNTYTIRVSLGYDGLGKQIQRFKTWKPEPNMTPKQIEKELERQKVLFEEQCNSGSFMGGNMKFSDFADYWLKEYAEKELRPKTITDYKILLKRINTAIGHIRLDKLQPHHIMKFYNNLRDGNIREDVTYKAKIDALPLLKKKKLTQAALAEKSGISINTVQNYVHGVCVSEQSALKIAAALKMPHEKIFIASENKNKPLAPKTISNYHRLISAILEKAVKWQILMYNPCRRVEAPKVPRKETNYLDEVQASKLLNCLESEPLQYKAMITTLLYSGMRRGELCGLEWADIDFDNNLIDINKSSLYLTNRGIFDDTTKTESSKRVIKVPQYAIDILKRHSGEQSLQRLKLGDKWINSGKVFTQWNGKPIHPDTISGWFGKFLKRHNLPHISIHSLRHTNATLLIAGGADLRTVSKRLGHADMTTTANIYTHAIQSADERAAQVLDAMLPVNNAKAN; the protein is encoded by the coding sequence ATGGCCAGCATAACGAAACGGAATAACACATATACCATTCGCGTGTCGCTGGGCTATGACGGCCTGGGAAAACAGATACAGCGGTTTAAAACATGGAAACCCGAACCAAACATGACACCAAAGCAGATTGAAAAAGAACTGGAACGGCAAAAGGTTTTGTTTGAAGAGCAATGCAATAGCGGTTCGTTTATGGGCGGCAATATGAAATTTTCTGACTTTGCCGACTATTGGCTGAAAGAATACGCGGAGAAAGAACTGCGGCCAAAAACCATTACGGATTATAAGATATTATTAAAACGTATTAACACAGCAATCGGCCATATTCGGCTTGATAAGCTTCAGCCGCACCATATTATGAAGTTTTACAATAATCTTCGGGATGGAAATATCAGAGAGGACGTAACCTATAAAGCAAAAATTGACGCGTTGCCGCTATTAAAGAAAAAGAAATTAACCCAAGCTGCACTTGCGGAAAAATCAGGCATTTCTATTAATACGGTTCAGAATTATGTACACGGTGTTTGCGTGTCTGAACAATCCGCCTTAAAAATAGCAGCCGCTTTGAAAATGCCGCATGAAAAAATATTTATAGCATCAGAAAACAAAAATAAACCACTCGCGCCAAAAACGATATCCAATTATCACAGGTTAATTTCCGCTATACTGGAAAAGGCCGTTAAATGGCAAATATTGATGTATAACCCTTGCAGACGCGTAGAAGCGCCAAAGGTGCCGAGAAAAGAAACAAACTACCTTGATGAAGTGCAGGCAAGTAAATTGTTAAACTGTTTGGAGAGCGAACCGCTTCAATACAAAGCAATGATAACAACGCTTCTTTACTCTGGTATGCGGCGCGGCGAACTTTGTGGGCTGGAATGGGCGGATATAGACTTTGATAATAATTTGATTGATATAAACAAATCATCGTTATATTTAACCAACAGAGGGATTTTTGACGATACGACAAAGACAGAGAGTTCAAAACGTGTCATTAAAGTGCCGCAATATGCAATTGATATATTAAAGCGTCACAGCGGCGAACAATCATTACAACGGTTAAAACTGGGCGATAAATGGATAAATTCCGGCAAGGTGTTTACACAGTGGAACGGAAAGCCGATTCACCCGGACACAATATCCGGCTGGTTCGGAAAATTTTTAAAACGGCATAATTTGCCGCATATTTCCATTCATAGCTTGCGGCACACAAACGCAACGCTTTTAATAGCGGGCGGCGCAGATTTAAGAACAGTTTCAAAAAGGCTGGGACATGCCGACATGACAACAACGGCCAATATCTATACGCACGCAATCCAAAGCGCAGACGAAAGAGCGGCGCAGGTTTTAGACGCAATGCTTCCGGTTAACAATGCCAAAGCAAACTAA
- a CDS encoding glycosyltransferase, translated as MKVLQINVSNSGSTGAIANSIHRRLLRDGAESRFLYARGPKTTEPAAPTQAMAPTQSVQTAPERYVNALLSRLSGRVGCFGKKSTDRILEKMETFHPDVVHLHNLHGYYADIFRLLEFLKERKIKTVLTLHDEFLFTGRCAFSGDCEKWRVNSPGGIRRFESSKAALKEVLPPSAAYSPGAAGGCGNCPRMGEYPAALLDKSRALWLLKQQVFSEFHTLTVVSPSRWLADRAKESILSGHPICVIPNGIEPGTFYPGENSVRDEYEIKEERVVLAAAQNIMSGRKGGEYVLKLAETMPKTRFLIVGAQEEVLCPPNVTLIPGKQSPEEMANLYRGADVFLITSREDNFPTVCLEAAACGTPVAGFASGGAPETVSPKVSNFVPFGDVAALKSAVKELFLLDNKEQNAKQFSGAAEEMYQAYRRIYLLN; from the coding sequence TTGAAAGTTCTTCAAATCAACGTTTCAAATAGCGGCAGTACGGGAGCAATCGCAAACAGTATCCACAGGCGGCTGCTGCGGGACGGGGCGGAGTCCCGGTTTTTGTATGCCCGCGGCCCGAAAACGACGGAGCCGGCAGCCCCGACGCAGGCAATGGCCCCGACGCAGTCGGTGCAGACCGCGCCGGAGCGGTATGTAAACGCACTTTTGTCCCGGCTTTCCGGCCGCGTAGGCTGCTTTGGAAAAAAAAGCACGGACAGGATCTTAGAAAAAATGGAAACCTTTCACCCCGATGTGGTGCACCTGCATAACCTGCACGGATACTATGCAGACATTTTCCGCCTGCTTGAATTCTTAAAAGAACGGAAAATAAAAACGGTTCTCACGCTCCATGACGAGTTTTTGTTCACGGGCCGGTGCGCCTTTTCGGGGGACTGTGAAAAATGGCGCGTAAACAGCCCCGGCGGCATTCGCCGCTTTGAGAGCAGCAAGGCCGCTTTAAAAGAGGTTTTGCCCCCCAGCGCAGCATACAGCCCCGGCGCAGCCGGCGGCTGCGGCAATTGTCCGCGCATGGGCGAATACCCCGCCGCGCTTTTGGACAAGTCCCGCGCGCTCTGGCTGTTAAAACAACAGGTGTTTTCAGAGTTTCATACCTTAACGGTTGTTTCCCCCTCCCGGTGGCTGGCGGACAGGGCAAAAGAAAGTATTTTGTCCGGCCACCCCATTTGCGTTATCCCCAACGGCATTGAGCCGGGCACGTTCTACCCCGGGGAAAACAGCGTAAGGGACGAATATGAAATAAAAGAGGAACGCGTGGTTCTGGCGGCGGCGCAGAACATTATGAGCGGCCGCAAGGGCGGAGAATATGTGCTGAAGCTGGCGGAAACCATGCCCAAAACCCGGTTTTTAATTGTAGGCGCACAGGAAGAGGTTTTGTGCCCGCCCAACGTTACGTTGATTCCGGGAAAACAGAGCCCGGAAGAAATGGCCAACCTCTACCGCGGGGCAGATGTGTTTTTAATCACCAGCCGGGAGGATAATTTTCCTACCGTTTGCCTGGAGGCCGCGGCCTGCGGCACGCCTGTGGCAGGCTTTGCAAGCGGCGGCGCGCCGGAAACGGTTTCGCCGAAAGTCTCAAATTTTGTGCCCTTTGGCGATGTTGCCGCTTTAAAATCGGCCGTAAAAGAGCTGTTCTTGCTGGATAATAAGGAACAAAACGCAAAGCAGTTTTCAGGCGCCGCAGAGGAAATGTATCAGGCGTACCGGAGGATATATCTGTTAAATTAA
- a CDS encoding M23 family metallopeptidase, which yields MFEKLKSAKHFYIFCGLVTAVSLLTAGFVMANPPETIAVEQNQEGKDFIKWVDFNVCYTALSDCLKYDVGTYGTEKHTSWLDLLACLASKNGGTFSSYKSSDLKKITDELEKGTPLTDITGKLKAFPYYREAYEGVLGGFVGEFEIEKDDGNGGKVVERKYGLKAFSPIAKGYSYSDFDDFGSSRSYGFKRKHLGHDMMGSVGTPVIAVESGYVECVGWNQYGGWRIGIRSFDKKRYYYYAHLRKDHPYNDMYEGKIVTAGEVIGYLGMTGYSTKENVNNINTPHLHWGMQLIFDESQKDALAEIWIDIYAITKLLDQNKSAVYRPEGEKEFYRKYQMYEPNIEVFAD from the coding sequence TTGTTTGAAAAATTAAAAAGCGCAAAGCATTTTTATATCTTTTGCGGTTTGGTTACGGCGGTGTCGCTGCTCACTGCCGGATTTGTGATGGCAAACCCGCCGGAAACGATTGCAGTAGAGCAAAACCAGGAAGGCAAAGACTTTATAAAATGGGTGGATTTTAACGTGTGTTACACCGCCCTGTCAGACTGCTTAAAATATGATGTGGGCACCTACGGCACGGAAAAGCACACAAGCTGGCTGGACCTTTTGGCCTGTCTGGCGTCGAAAAACGGCGGGACGTTTTCCAGCTATAAATCGTCGGACTTAAAAAAAATTACCGACGAGCTGGAAAAGGGAACCCCGCTTACCGATATAACTGGAAAACTTAAGGCGTTTCCCTATTACCGCGAGGCCTACGAAGGAGTGTTAGGCGGTTTTGTGGGGGAATTTGAAATTGAAAAGGACGACGGAAACGGCGGTAAGGTCGTGGAGCGAAAATATGGCTTAAAAGCGTTTTCTCCCATTGCAAAGGGATACAGCTACTCCGATTTTGACGATTTCGGCTCGTCCCGTTCCTATGGTTTTAAACGAAAGCACTTGGGCCACGACATGATGGGCAGCGTGGGAACGCCGGTCATTGCAGTGGAATCCGGCTATGTGGAGTGCGTTGGCTGGAACCAATACGGCGGCTGGCGCATTGGAATCAGAAGCTTTGACAAAAAGCGGTATTATTACTACGCCCATCTGCGCAAAGACCACCCCTACAACGACATGTATGAGGGAAAAATTGTCACTGCCGGCGAGGTAATCGGCTATCTGGGTATGACGGGCTACAGCACAAAAGAAAACGTAAACAACATTAACACGCCCCACCTGCATTGGGGAATGCAGCTTATTTTTGACGAATCCCAGAAGGATGCCTTAGCAGAAATTTGGATAGATATTTACGCTATTACAAAGTTGTTAGACCAAAACAAATCGGCAGTTTACAGGCCAGAGGGCGAAAAAGAATTTTACCGCAAATACCAGATGTATGAGCCGAATATCGAGGTGTTCGCCGATTGA
- a CDS encoding helix-turn-helix domain-containing protein yields the protein MSDNIKKMIGERIGLALKNADKKQKELAQYLNISDNTVSYFVNGSRTPNTEQIIKIADFLNVSADYLLCRTNVAKADMILQTIAKETGLSERAIERILELKQDKNDTLNLFLSCGLTHEFFEEFKELIIVQKMLNTRRTVKFFEVSEEEFETNFHENNDYNYSIINMEDKLNLKLFNMQNILLEITNYILDEVVEGINGQHNETE from the coding sequence ATGAGTGATAATATAAAAAAAATGATTGGCGAAAGAATTGGACTTGCCTTGAAAAATGCTGACAAAAAACAAAAAGAATTGGCTCAATATTTAAATATTTCAGATAACACAGTATCTTATTTTGTAAACGGCAGTAGGACACCGAATACGGAACAGATTATAAAAATAGCGGATTTTCTTAATGTTTCTGCTGATTATTTATTGTGCCGGACGAACGTAGCAAAAGCAGATATGATACTGCAAACTATAGCGAAGGAAACAGGACTAAGTGAAAGAGCAATTGAACGTATATTAGAATTGAAGCAAGATAAAAATGATACATTAAATTTGTTTCTTTCCTGTGGTTTAACACATGAATTTTTTGAAGAATTTAAAGAACTAATTATAGTCCAAAAGATGTTGAATACCAGACGGACAGTAAAATTTTTTGAAGTTTCAGAAGAAGAATTCGAAACAAATTTTCATGAAAACAATGATTACAATTATTCAATTATAAACATGGAAGATAAGCTAAATCTGAAGTTGTTTAATATGCAAAATATTTTACTTGAAATTACAAATTATATTCTTGACGAGGTGGTGGAAGGTATAAATGGCCAGCATAACGAAACGGAATAA
- a CDS encoding helix-turn-helix domain-containing protein, whose amino-acid sequence MSTPPRMRTIKETIAELKHIDPQTAITEYYLRDLVNSGQIVFVKAGNKTLINFDKFLEFLSEPKADINTCFDKSPIRRVV is encoded by the coding sequence ATGAGCACACCGCCCAGAATGAGGACGATTAAAGAAACCATAGCGGAACTAAAGCACATTGACCCGCAAACCGCTATTACAGAATATTATTTGCGGGATTTGGTAAACAGCGGCCAGATTGTCTTTGTAAAGGCCGGAAATAAAACGCTGATAAACTTCGATAAATTCCTTGAGTTTCTAAGCGAACCAAAAGCCGATATCAATACATGTTTTGACAAAAGCCCAATCCGGCGCGTGGTTTAG
- a CDS encoding phage replisome organizer N-terminal domain-containing protein: MGVKWIKIVTDIFDDEKILLIESLPDADSIIVIWFKLLCLAGKQNNSGVFMMSNQIACTDKMLATIFRRKESTVKLALKTFEEFGMIEIVDGVITIPNWGKHQSIEQIEARKEYSKLYQREYRAKQKQLAECNDSRKHLRKQNVNTPDKDIEEDKKENRENILLGAACAGSKPEPSPVLSLVLNDKSFHHISQPQIDHWKELYPAVDVLQELRKMQGWLESNPKKRKTNRGISAFITAWLSKAQDKGTSVKPEQGHTQYDKFKTREWV, translated from the coding sequence ATGGGTGTAAAATGGATAAAAATTGTCACGGATATTTTTGACGATGAAAAAATACTTTTGATTGAAAGTTTGCCGGACGCTGACAGCATTATTGTAATTTGGTTTAAGCTGTTATGTCTTGCAGGAAAACAAAACAACAGCGGCGTGTTCATGATGTCAAACCAAATTGCGTGTACAGACAAAATGCTGGCAACAATCTTCAGAAGAAAAGAATCTACTGTTAAACTGGCACTAAAAACATTTGAAGAATTTGGAATGATTGAAATTGTTGACGGCGTTATTACAATTCCAAACTGGGGAAAACATCAAAGTATCGAACAGATTGAAGCGCGAAAAGAATATTCGAAGCTATATCAACGCGAATATAGAGCCAAACAGAAGCAACTTGCAGAGTGTAATGATTCACGTAAACATTTACGTAAACAAAACGTAAACACCCCAGATAAAGATATAGAAGAAGATAAGAAAGAGAATAGAGAAAACATATTGCTCGGAGCTGCTTGTGCAGGCTCCAAGCCGGAGCCTTCGCCGGTCCTTTCTTTGGTGTTAAATGACAAATCTTTTCATCACATCAGCCAACCACAAATAGACCACTGGAAAGAACTGTATCCGGCAGTAGATGTTTTGCAAGAATTACGGAAAATGCAGGGCTGGCTTGAAAGCAATCCCAAAAAGCGCAAAACAAACCGCGGCATCAGCGCATTTATTACAGCGTGGTTATCAAAGGCACAGGACAAAGGAACATCTGTTAAGCCGGAACAGGGACACACCCAATATGATAAATTTAAAACAAGAGAATGGGTTTAA
- a CDS encoding glycoside hydrolase family 127 protein yields the protein MNYSAYKNVNLLGGLLREKQELNRKITIHAVWKQFENTGRIGAFSCDWEEGMEQKPHIFWDSDVAKWMEGASYILAKTRDKELEAKIESLIDKFETNQQPDGYFNIYYTVCEPGMRFTKRENHELYCAGHFIEAAVAYYEATGKDRFLKLVMRYADLIDQTFHIKNSAAFTTPGHEEIELALIRLYQATNEPRYLALSKFFIEQRGANEKDGHCPSSQDFPIRSQRTATGHSVRCLYLYTAVSALAKELGDSELARRCQDIFFDIYSHKLYITGGVGSTNLYEGFTRKFDLPNRGAYAETCAAISLAYFCRNLLDLEKKSVYADILERTLFNGILSGLSIDGKAFFYENPLEINVKTNNRLIDAAGTERHAATQRKEVFDCSCCPPNINRFIEEYESFLYDREGESVYVHILAESTFDDGTAHVETHTNYPLDGKAKIVYRGAEFLCVRVPDWCSNFTASSPYTMENGYARFHHPGTVLLEFHMDPVLVEANLNVQNNIGRAALMFGPLVYCAESVDNGENLHALYVNQNLNAKVTFDPFFGANVIETDGFRKLQNSTALYRPYSENFFEKTRIKFIPYFGFANRGESDMLVYFKVKEIN from the coding sequence ATGAATTACAGCGCATATAAAAATGTAAATTTATTGGGCGGACTTCTGCGGGAAAAGCAGGAGCTGAATCGGAAAATCACAATTCACGCTGTTTGGAAGCAATTTGAAAACACAGGCCGGATTGGCGCCTTTTCCTGTGACTGGGAAGAGGGGATGGAGCAAAAACCACACATTTTTTGGGATTCTGATGTGGCAAAATGGATGGAGGGCGCGTCTTATATTTTGGCAAAAACCAGGGACAAGGAGCTTGAGGCAAAAATTGAGTCTTTAATTGACAAATTTGAAACGAACCAGCAGCCTGACGGATATTTTAATATTTATTATACCGTGTGCGAGCCGGGAATGCGGTTCACAAAGCGGGAAAATCACGAGCTTTACTGCGCCGGACACTTCATTGAGGCCGCTGTGGCTTACTATGAAGCAACGGGAAAAGACCGTTTTTTAAAACTTGTGATGCGCTATGCAGATTTGATTGATCAAACGTTTCACATTAAAAACAGCGCCGCCTTCACCACGCCCGGCCATGAGGAAATTGAACTCGCCCTGATTCGCCTGTATCAGGCTACAAACGAGCCGCGCTATCTTGCTTTGTCAAAGTTTTTTATAGAACAGCGCGGTGCAAACGAGAAAGACGGCCACTGCCCTTCCTCTCAGGATTTTCCCATTCGTTCCCAGCGAACCGCCACCGGACACAGTGTGCGCTGCCTTTATTTATACACGGCCGTCAGCGCCCTAGCAAAAGAGCTGGGCGACAGCGAACTCGCCCGGCGGTGCCAGGATATCTTTTTTGATATATATTCCCATAAATTATATATTACAGGCGGCGTCGGTTCCACAAATCTGTATGAAGGCTTTACCCGAAAATTTGACTTGCCCAACAGGGGCGCATATGCGGAAACCTGCGCCGCCATATCGCTGGCCTACTTTTGCCGCAATCTGCTGGATTTAGAGAAAAAGTCTGTCTATGCCGATATTTTGGAGCGTACGCTTTTTAACGGGATTTTATCCGGACTCTCAATAGACGGCAAGGCGTTTTTCTATGAAAATCCCTTAGAAATCAATGTAAAAACAAACAACCGGCTCATAGATGCGGCCGGCACAGAACGCCACGCTGCCACACAACGCAAAGAAGTGTTCGACTGCTCCTGCTGTCCGCCCAATATCAACCGTTTCATTGAAGAATATGAGAGCTTTTTGTACGACAGGGAGGGCGAGTCCGTCTATGTGCACATTTTGGCCGAAAGCACCTTTGACGACGGCACAGCGCACGTGGAAACGCACACAAATTATCCGTTAGACGGAAAAGCAAAAATTGTGTACCGGGGAGCAGAATTTCTTTGTGTGCGTGTTCCCGATTGGTGCAGCAACTTTACAGCCAGCTCGCCATATACCATGGAAAACGGTTATGCGCGGTTTCATCATCCGGGAACCGTTTTGTTAGAGTTTCATATGGATCCGGTCTTAGTGGAGGCAAACCTGAACGTGCAGAACAACATTGGCAGGGCGGCCCTGATGTTTGGGCCTTTGGTTTACTGCGCCGAAAGCGTTGACAACGGCGAAAATCTGCATGCCCTTTATGTGAACCAAAATTTAAATGCCAAAGTCACCTTTGACCCGTTTTTCGGCGCCAACGTAATTGAAACAGACGGCTTTCGCAAACTTCAGAATTCTACTGCGCTCTACCGCCCTTATTCAGAAAACTTTTTTGAAAAAACACGGATTAAATTCATTCCCTATTTTGGCTTTGCAAACCGCGGTGAGTCTGACATGTTGGTTTATTTCAAGGTGAAAGAAATAAATTAA
- a CDS encoding helix-turn-helix domain-containing protein yields the protein MLKTETGNLAYCGGGLFLTEVEWIHPKREEKTYEIIYMVRGTAFMEEGGTEFTLQKGDLKILRPGIVHSGVCKSVTPTSFYWHHFKISGNISEFLPERSLFQSFSGGRIFPEILHLENLCGKQAAEPALLHLLNILKITVPGQTGSERLANRVYEYVRINASVQLTAQKTAAYFGYHPEYLSKVVKQKFGVGLKSVIDKFIINRANELLDNSVYSVKEIAAMLEFREANLFINFYKYHENTTPTKYRSRNFKTHMNAR from the coding sequence ATGTTAAAAACCGAAACCGGCAACCTTGCCTATTGCGGCGGCGGACTGTTTTTAACCGAGGTGGAATGGATTCATCCAAAGAGGGAAGAAAAAACCTATGAAATTATCTACATGGTGCGCGGTACTGCCTTTATGGAGGAGGGCGGGACGGAATTTACCCTGCAGAAAGGCGACCTGAAAATTTTGCGCCCCGGCATTGTACACAGCGGGGTTTGTAAATCGGTTACGCCCACCTCATTTTACTGGCACCACTTTAAAATATCAGGAAATATCAGCGAATTTTTGCCTGAGCGTTCTCTGTTTCAAAGCTTTTCCGGCGGCAGAATCTTTCCAGAAATTCTGCACCTGGAAAACCTGTGCGGAAAACAGGCGGCAGAGCCTGCCCTCCTGCACCTGCTTAATATTCTGAAAATTACCGTCCCTGGCCAAACCGGAAGCGAGCGGCTAGCCAACCGGGTTTATGAATATGTGCGTATCAACGCAAGCGTCCAGCTTACTGCTCAAAAAACAGCCGCTTATTTTGGCTACCACCCGGAATATCTTTCTAAAGTTGTAAAGCAAAAATTTGGAGTCGGACTAAAAAGTGTTATAGATAAATTTATTATTAATCGCGCAAATGAACTTTTAGACAACTCTGTTTATTCTGTAAAGGAAATTGCGGCAATGCTGGAATTTCGCGAGGCGAATTTGTTCATAAATTTTTATAAATATCATGAAAACACCACCCCGACGAAGTATCGCAGCAGGAACTTTAAAACCCACATGAACGCGCGCTAA